In one window of Astyanax mexicanus isolate ESR-SI-001 chromosome 18, AstMex3_surface, whole genome shotgun sequence DNA:
- the si:dkey-4p15.5 gene encoding zona pellucida-like domain-containing protein 1 isoform X1, with product MQRTLLIYLISLIGSCVAQTGYTVCSLHSTFRPAANFTVTCGDDYIYLSILLCPIYYRGYNESFMTLNGKYNVPTCQGMADFSGSSPVLNFSFSISQESVSLCGSSLEITDEVDVGQSPRFSRVQFLNISGSVIPQSPGTSPITFPQDMTYQFSCRYPLQSVVNVTEVSMSEPSLNIKEDRGSFVSTLSMNLFTNQQYTQPLQIPDGGLQLKTRIYVQVKATDLTNRLNVLLDRCYATTTPHPLNSTFYDLFVGCHYDEQTMVDLNGVSQEARFSFEVFRFLEHQNISISTFYLHCVTRLCENSTCSSMLPNCEAKVKREVQASQDSNKVKTVSSGPIRTNVNNGEALESSSQFDSYPSESSSAGTVATAAILTCLLSICTSGLVVFILVYKKYNVFSIIS from the exons ATGCAGCGTACACTACTGATATATCTGATCAGTCTGATCGGGAGCTGTGTGGCTCAGACGGGATACACTGTGTGCAGCCTTCATTCTACATTCAGACCAGCAG CAAACTTCACTGTGACATGTGGAGATGATTATATCTATTTGAGCATCCTACTGTGTCCAATCTACTACAGAGGCTACAATGAATCCTTCATGACTCTTAATGGAAAATATAATGTTCCAACCTGCCAGGGAATGGCAGATTTCAGTGGCAGCAGCCCTGTCCTCAATTTCAGTTTCTCAATCTCTCAGGAGTCAGTATCTCTCTGCGGCAGCTCTCTGGAG ATCACAGATGAAGTGGACGTTGGTCAGTCGCCTCGTTTCTCCAGAGTCCAGTTTCTCAACATTTCTGGAAGCGTCATCCCTCAGAGTCCTGGCACCAGTCCCATCACATTCCCCCAGGACATGACCTATCAGTTCTCCTGCCGCTACCCGCTGCAGAGCGTGGTTAATGTGACTGAAGTAAGCAT GTCTGAGCCGAGCCTGAACATTAAAGAGGATAGAGGCAGCTTTGTGAGCACACTGAGCATGAATCTGTTCACT AACCAACAATACACGCAACCTCTCCAGATACCCGACGGTGGGCTCCAACTGAAAACTCGTATATATGTCCAGGTCAAGGCAACAGATCTGACCAACAG GTTAAATGTGCTGCTTGATCGATGCTACGCAACAACGACCCCACATCCTCTGAACAGCACCTTCTATGATCTTTTTGTTGG GTGTCACTATGATGAGCAGACAATGGTGGACCTGAATGGAGTTTCACAAGAAGCTCGTTTCTCCTTTGAGGTCTTTCGTTTCCTCGAGCATCAGAACATCAGCATCTCCACCTTCTACCTGCACTGCGTCACACGACTGTGTGAGAATTCCACCTGTTCCTCCATGCTACCG AACTGCGAGGCCAAGGTGAAAAGGGAGGTTCAGGCCAGTCAGGACTCAAACAAAGTCAAAACTGTCTCCTCAGGACCAATCAGGACAAACGTGAACAACG GTGAAGCTCTAGAATCATCCAGTCAAT TCGACTCTTATCCTTCTGAAAGCAGTTCTGCAGGAACTGTAGCAACAGCTGCTATACTGACCTGCCTGCTGAGCATCTGCACGTCTGGCCTGGTTGTGTTTATACTGGTTTATAAGAAGTATAATGTTTTCTCCATTATTAGTTAA
- the si:dkey-4p15.5 gene encoding zona pellucida-like domain-containing protein 1 isoform X2 encodes MANFTVTCGDDYIYLSILLCPIYYRGYNESFMTLNGKYNVPTCQGMADFSGSSPVLNFSFSISQESVSLCGSSLEITDEVDVGQSPRFSRVQFLNISGSVIPQSPGTSPITFPQDMTYQFSCRYPLQSVVNVTEVSMSEPSLNIKEDRGSFVSTLSMNLFTNQQYTQPLQIPDGGLQLKTRIYVQVKATDLTNRLNVLLDRCYATTTPHPLNSTFYDLFVGCHYDEQTMVDLNGVSQEARFSFEVFRFLEHQNISISTFYLHCVTRLCENSTCSSMLPNCEAKVKREVQASQDSNKVKTVSSGPIRTNVNNGEALESSSQFDSYPSESSSAGTVATAAILTCLLSICTSGLVVFILVYKKYNVFSIIS; translated from the exons atgg CAAACTTCACTGTGACATGTGGAGATGATTATATCTATTTGAGCATCCTACTGTGTCCAATCTACTACAGAGGCTACAATGAATCCTTCATGACTCTTAATGGAAAATATAATGTTCCAACCTGCCAGGGAATGGCAGATTTCAGTGGCAGCAGCCCTGTCCTCAATTTCAGTTTCTCAATCTCTCAGGAGTCAGTATCTCTCTGCGGCAGCTCTCTGGAG ATCACAGATGAAGTGGACGTTGGTCAGTCGCCTCGTTTCTCCAGAGTCCAGTTTCTCAACATTTCTGGAAGCGTCATCCCTCAGAGTCCTGGCACCAGTCCCATCACATTCCCCCAGGACATGACCTATCAGTTCTCCTGCCGCTACCCGCTGCAGAGCGTGGTTAATGTGACTGAAGTAAGCAT GTCTGAGCCGAGCCTGAACATTAAAGAGGATAGAGGCAGCTTTGTGAGCACACTGAGCATGAATCTGTTCACT AACCAACAATACACGCAACCTCTCCAGATACCCGACGGTGGGCTCCAACTGAAAACTCGTATATATGTCCAGGTCAAGGCAACAGATCTGACCAACAG GTTAAATGTGCTGCTTGATCGATGCTACGCAACAACGACCCCACATCCTCTGAACAGCACCTTCTATGATCTTTTTGTTGG GTGTCACTATGATGAGCAGACAATGGTGGACCTGAATGGAGTTTCACAAGAAGCTCGTTTCTCCTTTGAGGTCTTTCGTTTCCTCGAGCATCAGAACATCAGCATCTCCACCTTCTACCTGCACTGCGTCACACGACTGTGTGAGAATTCCACCTGTTCCTCCATGCTACCG AACTGCGAGGCCAAGGTGAAAAGGGAGGTTCAGGCCAGTCAGGACTCAAACAAAGTCAAAACTGTCTCCTCAGGACCAATCAGGACAAACGTGAACAACG GTGAAGCTCTAGAATCATCCAGTCAAT TCGACTCTTATCCTTCTGAAAGCAGTTCTGCAGGAACTGTAGCAACAGCTGCTATACTGACCTGCCTGCTGAGCATCTGCACGTCTGGCCTGGTTGTGTTTATACTGGTTTATAAGAAGTATAATGTTTTCTCCATTATTAGTTAA